One window of Cryobacterium arcticum genomic DNA carries:
- a CDS encoding ATP-binding cassette domain-containing protein yields MSMLADSHDLIRVQGARENNLKDITVEIPKRRLTVFTGVSGSGKSSLVFGTIAAESQRMINETYSAFLQGFMPTLARPDVDVLSGLTTAIIVDQERMGANSRSTVGTATDVNAALRILFSRLGEPHIGAPQAFSFNVASISGSGAVTMERGGTTVKERRSFSITGGMCPRCEGMGTVNDIDLTQLYDDSKSLNEGALTIPGYTADGWGVRIFTGSGFLDADKPIRDYTTRQLQDFLYKEPVKVKVGDINMTYEGLIPKVQKSFLSKDREAMQPHIRAFVDRAVTFATCPDCGGSRLSAAARSSRIDGLNIAEACSMQISDLAEWVNRLDEPSVAPLLAELRHTLNSFVEIGLGYLSLDRPSGTLSGGEAQRTKIIRHLGSSLTDVTYVFDEPTIGLHPHDIQRMNDLLLRLRDKGNTVLVVEHKPEMIAIADHVIDLGPGAGTAGGEICFEGTLEGLRASDTLTGRHLDDRAAVKPAVRAATGSLQIRGATANNLQDVDVDIPLGVLVVLTGVAGSGKSSLVHGSIPAGAGVVSIDQAGIKGSRRSNPATYTGMLEPIRKAFAKANGVKPALFSSNSEGACPNCNGAGVIYTDLGIMASVSTTCEVCEGKRFDASVLEYHLGGRDISEVLAMSVTEAVDFFASGEAKTPAAHTILTGMADVGLGYLSLGQPLTTLSGGERQRLKLATHLSEKGGIYVLDEPTTGLHLADVEQLLGLLDRLVDSGKSVIVVEHHQAVMAHADWIIDLGPGAGHDGGRIVFEGTPADLVADRSTLTGQHLATYVGA; encoded by the coding sequence ATGAGCATGCTCGCCGATAGTCACGATCTGATCCGGGTGCAGGGGGCCAGGGAGAACAACCTCAAGGACATCACCGTCGAGATCCCCAAGCGCCGGCTCACGGTGTTCACCGGGGTCTCCGGTTCCGGCAAGAGCTCGCTGGTGTTCGGCACCATCGCGGCCGAGTCGCAGCGGATGATCAACGAGACCTACAGCGCCTTCCTGCAGGGCTTCATGCCCACGCTGGCCCGGCCCGATGTGGACGTGCTCAGCGGGCTGACCACGGCCATCATCGTGGACCAGGAGCGGATGGGCGCCAACTCCCGGTCCACCGTGGGCACCGCTACCGACGTCAATGCGGCGCTGCGCATCCTTTTCAGCCGGCTCGGTGAGCCGCACATCGGCGCGCCGCAGGCGTTCTCCTTCAACGTGGCCTCCATCTCGGGCTCTGGCGCGGTCACCATGGAACGCGGTGGCACCACCGTGAAGGAGCGGCGCAGCTTCAGCATCACCGGCGGCATGTGCCCGCGTTGCGAGGGCATGGGCACGGTCAACGACATCGACCTCACCCAGCTCTACGACGACTCCAAGTCGCTGAACGAGGGCGCACTCACCATCCCCGGTTACACGGCGGATGGCTGGGGCGTGCGCATCTTCACCGGCTCGGGCTTCCTCGACGCCGACAAGCCGATCCGCGACTACACCACGCGCCAGCTGCAGGACTTCCTCTACAAGGAGCCGGTCAAGGTGAAGGTCGGCGACATCAACATGACCTACGAGGGCCTGATCCCCAAGGTGCAGAAGTCCTTCCTGTCCAAGGACCGCGAGGCAATGCAGCCGCACATCCGCGCCTTCGTGGACCGGGCCGTGACCTTCGCCACCTGCCCGGACTGCGGCGGCAGTCGGCTGAGCGCCGCCGCGCGGTCGTCGCGCATCGATGGGCTGAACATCGCCGAGGCCTGCTCAATGCAGATCAGCGACCTGGCCGAGTGGGTGAACCGGCTGGACGAACCCTCGGTGGCGCCGCTGCTGGCTGAGCTGCGGCACACCCTCAACTCCTTCGTGGAGATCGGGCTCGGCTATCTCTCCCTCGACCGCCCCTCCGGCACCCTGTCCGGCGGTGAGGCGCAGCGCACCAAGATCATCCGGCACCTGGGCTCGTCACTAACCGACGTCACCTACGTCTTCGACGAACCCACCATCGGCCTGCACCCGCACGACATCCAGCGCATGAACGACCTGCTGCTGCGGCTGCGCGACAAGGGCAACACCGTGCTCGTGGTGGAGCACAAGCCGGAGATGATCGCCATCGCCGACCACGTGATCGATCTGGGCCCCGGCGCGGGCACCGCGGGCGGCGAGATCTGCTTCGAAGGCACCCTCGAGGGGCTGCGGGCCAGCGACACCCTCACCGGGCGGCACCTCGACGACCGGGCGGCCGTGAAGCCGGCCGTGCGCGCGGCCACCGGCAGTCTGCAGATCCGCGGCGCCACCGCGAACAACCTGCAGGATGTCGACGTCGACATCCCCCTCGGCGTGCTCGTGGTGCTCACCGGAGTGGCGGGCTCCGGCAAGAGCTCGCTCGTGCACGGCTCGATTCCCGCCGGCGCCGGCGTGGTGTCCATCGACCAGGCCGGCATCAAGGGGTCCCGGCGCAGCAACCCGGCCACCTACACCGGAATGCTCGAACCGATCCGCAAGGCATTCGCCAAGGCCAATGGCGTGAAACCGGCGTTGTTCAGCTCCAACTCCGAGGGCGCCTGCCCCAATTGCAACGGCGCCGGCGTGATCTACACCGACCTGGGCATCATGGCGAGCGTCTCGACCACCTGTGAGGTGTGCGAGGGCAAGCGGTTCGACGCATCCGTGCTGGAGTACCACCTGGGCGGACGCGACATCAGCGAGGTCCTCGCGATGTCGGTGACCGAGGCCGTGGACTTCTTCGCCTCCGGCGAGGCGAAGACGCCGGCCGCGCACACGATCCTTACGGGCATGGCGGATGTGGGACTCGGCTACCTCAGTCTGGGCCAGCCGCTCACTACCCTCTCCGGCGGCGAACGGCAGCGGCTGAAACTGGCCACCCACCTCTCGGAGAAGGGCGGCATCTACGTTCTCGACGAACCCACCACCGGCCTGCACCTGGCCGACGTGGAGCAGCTGCTCGGCCTGCTCGACCGGCTGGTCGACTCGGGCAAGTCGGTGATCGTGGTGGAGCACCACCAGGCCGTGATGGCGCACGCCGACTGGATCATCGACCTGGGCCCCGGCGCCGGCCACGACGGCGGCCGCATCGTCTTCGAGGGCACGCCCGCCGACCTCGTGGCCGACAGGTCCACCCTCACCGGCCAGCACCTCGCGACCTACGTGGGGGCCTGA